The Mycobacterium sp. 3519A genome contains a region encoding:
- a CDS encoding BTAD domain-containing putative transcriptional regulator, with the protein MLGPLEAFADGTDVTPTSPNQRTVLAVLAAHPGQHVRTDTLIDALWGHDPPPTAERTLRSYVSRLRAAVGSRIVASRGGFCLDTSDIRLDSIEFERLVASAKPLAPAAAADTLRSALALWHGPAFGEFAELDTVCAQARALEQLRIGAREQLAAALQKAGDFAAAGAEAEALLAELPLDEGAWEILIRALSGGGRTAEALEAYRRAYDTLSAVGLEPSERLRQAQRDAFDAKPAAPPRPVVVTPNEGLVGRDDDLAALARLVDRCNLVTVVGPGGVGKTTLAREVARRRAPSHSGGVRVVELAAVTDASAVPDVVVTALGLTSDGGAPLTALRRVRSMDLVVLLDNCEHVLDAVCDVLQAVLPSEPSPLRVVATSRELLGMPGEHAWPLAPLDCSGPDSPAQRFFARQADAVRPGTVTASDSAAVTTIVRRLDGLPLAIELAAAQVAALGIEDLAEQIDSSLEAQLGGLARRGGEPRHRTLRAAIEWSERLLPHDAREALVDWTVFAGAVRRSDAQAVLQVAPDVIDELARRSLLSVEVRSGRTYYTMLKTVRSAVGPPSEDAERRHLKHFAAAAEQAATALRTAEEPAAHRRIVELIDELRLAHTRARSIDVETSVQMSTALHWFGVSRLHTEVLGWAAKLQPLVADRPDLRAAVDSSVAYLHVIAEQLDVAHRLADGALADASDDQTRCRALEVLADCALFTGDLEAARSWSSELVTVARRARDVYYEAVGRYVVVMSLAYGGEHDAARKHRVELDRRFAKGAVSPTLQSWLAYLKGETVLDADPATASAAFTRAIELADSAGSTYVGGVARVSAITLRSRTAATPDVLPLYVDVIERWLDAGSWSYLLTTMRNLVPTLTELGEYVAAVQALGAVTRPEQTPTYGRERERLASAEDMLRAKLSAADFAHHCAVGSARDLAAAARAAVTAIMRAHLRIEAGPAVW; encoded by the coding sequence GTGCTCGGACCGCTCGAAGCGTTTGCCGACGGGACGGACGTCACGCCGACAAGCCCGAACCAGCGCACGGTGCTCGCGGTTCTGGCCGCCCACCCGGGCCAACACGTCCGGACGGACACGCTGATCGACGCGCTGTGGGGCCACGACCCGCCGCCGACCGCCGAGCGCACCCTGCGCAGCTACGTGTCCCGACTGCGCGCGGCCGTCGGTAGCCGCATCGTCGCCAGCCGCGGCGGCTTCTGTCTGGATACCAGCGATATCCGACTCGACTCCATCGAGTTCGAACGCCTCGTGGCGTCTGCCAAACCGCTTGCTCCGGCGGCGGCGGCAGACACCTTGCGCTCGGCGTTAGCGCTGTGGCACGGACCGGCTTTCGGCGAGTTCGCCGAACTCGACACCGTATGCGCGCAAGCCCGCGCGCTGGAGCAACTCCGGATCGGCGCCCGCGAACAACTGGCCGCCGCGCTGCAGAAAGCCGGCGACTTCGCCGCCGCCGGTGCGGAGGCCGAGGCGCTTCTTGCCGAACTGCCGCTCGACGAAGGGGCCTGGGAGATCCTGATCCGCGCGCTGAGCGGCGGTGGCCGGACGGCCGAGGCGCTCGAGGCGTACCGACGGGCCTACGACACGCTGTCCGCCGTCGGGCTCGAACCGTCAGAACGGTTGCGGCAGGCCCAGCGTGACGCGTTCGACGCCAAGCCCGCGGCACCGCCGCGACCGGTCGTCGTCACGCCGAACGAGGGACTGGTGGGCCGCGACGACGACCTGGCCGCGTTGGCGAGGCTCGTCGACCGCTGCAACCTGGTCACCGTCGTCGGGCCCGGCGGGGTCGGTAAGACCACCCTGGCCCGCGAGGTGGCCCGGCGTCGGGCGCCGTCGCACAGCGGCGGGGTGCGGGTGGTCGAACTGGCGGCGGTGACCGATGCCTCGGCCGTACCCGACGTGGTGGTCACCGCGCTTGGTTTGACCAGCGACGGCGGCGCGCCGTTGACGGCGTTGCGACGCGTCCGGTCCATGGATCTCGTTGTCCTGCTGGACAATTGCGAGCACGTGCTGGACGCCGTGTGCGACGTGCTGCAGGCGGTGCTGCCCTCCGAGCCGTCGCCGTTGCGGGTGGTCGCGACCAGTAGGGAACTGCTGGGAATGCCCGGCGAGCACGCCTGGCCGCTTGCTCCGCTGGACTGCTCCGGACCCGACTCCCCGGCCCAGCGGTTCTTCGCCAGGCAAGCAGATGCCGTCAGGCCAGGCACCGTCACCGCGTCCGATTCGGCGGCGGTCACCACGATCGTGCGCCGGCTCGACGGGTTGCCGTTGGCAATCGAGTTGGCCGCCGCGCAGGTCGCCGCGCTGGGTATCGAGGATCTGGCCGAGCAGATCGACTCGTCGCTCGAGGCGCAGCTGGGCGGTTTGGCGCGTCGGGGTGGCGAGCCGCGGCACCGGACGTTGCGCGCGGCGATCGAATGGTCCGAGCGCCTGCTGCCGCACGATGCGCGCGAGGCGCTGGTCGACTGGACGGTGTTCGCAGGGGCGGTCCGTCGCAGTGATGCGCAGGCGGTGCTTCAAGTGGCGCCCGACGTGATCGACGAGCTGGCCCGGCGGTCGTTGCTCAGCGTCGAGGTGCGTTCCGGCAGAACGTATTACACAATGCTGAAGACGGTACGGTCGGCGGTCGGTCCGCCGTCGGAGGACGCCGAGCGCAGGCATCTGAAGCATTTCGCCGCCGCGGCCGAGCAGGCAGCGACCGCGTTGCGCACCGCGGAGGAGCCTGCGGCGCACCGCCGGATCGTCGAGCTCATCGATGAGCTCCGGCTGGCGCACACCCGCGCCCGCAGCATCGATGTCGAGACCTCGGTGCAGATGTCGACGGCGTTGCACTGGTTCGGGGTATCGCGGTTGCACACCGAGGTGTTGGGCTGGGCTGCCAAGCTTCAGCCGTTGGTGGCCGACCGGCCCGACCTGCGCGCAGCGGTCGACTCGTCGGTCGCCTACCTGCACGTCATCGCCGAACAGCTCGACGTGGCACATCGGCTCGCCGACGGCGCGCTTGCGGACGCATCCGACGACCAAACACGTTGCCGCGCATTGGAAGTCCTCGCCGACTGCGCGTTGTTCACGGGTGACCTCGAAGCCGCCCGCAGCTGGTCGTCCGAACTGGTGACGGTGGCCCGCCGCGCGCGTGACGTGTACTACGAAGCGGTCGGCCGCTACGTGGTGGTGATGTCGTTGGCCTACGGCGGCGAGCACGATGCGGCCCGAAAGCACCGGGTCGAACTGGACCGCCGCTTCGCCAAGGGCGCGGTGAGCCCCACACTGCAGAGCTGGCTGGCCTACCTGAAAGGGGAAACGGTGCTCGACGCCGACCCCGCCACCGCGTCGGCGGCGTTCACCCGCGCCATCGAACTCGCGGACTCCGCGGGCAGCACGTACGTCGGAGGCGTCGCGCGGGTTTCGGCGATCACGCTGCGCTCACGCACCGCCGCAACCCCCGATGTGCTGCCGTTGTACGTCGACGTGATCGAGCGATGGCTGGACGCCGGATCCTGGTCCTATCTGCTGACCACGATGCGCAATCTCGTGCCGACGCTCACCGAACTGGGGGAGTACGTCGCGGCGGTGCAGGCCCTGGGCGCGGTGACCCGGCCCGAGCAGACCCCCACCTACGGTCGCGAACGAGAGCGGCTCGCGAGCGCCGAGGACATGTTGCGGGCCAAGCTGAGCGCCGCGGACTTCGCGCACCACTGCGCTGTCGGGAGCGCCCGCGACCTGGCCGCGGCGGCCCGCGCGGCGGTCACCGCGATCATGCGGGCACACTTGCGGATTGAGGCCGGGCCAGCAGTTTGGTGA
- a CDS encoding MFS transporter yields MAAPTEAPGVIRSLIPARIDRLPWSPFHTRMVVALGVAWILDGLEITVASAVADTLTQEETLGLSSTAVGFMATVYLAGEVVGALFFGRLSDKLGRRNLFMITLGVYLGGSGLTALTLGNGAGWIVFLYVTRFIAGMGIGGEYAAINSAIDELIPARYRGRVDIAVNGTYWGGAILGTLGTFVFLKAIDLSLGWRLAFLLGPVLGLIILFVRRHLPESPRWQVMNGRVDAAEKSISYIEKEVEATGVTLPKVDESKAIELRPTEKIGYLALTRVLFREYPSRSILGASLMISQSFLYNAIFFTYTLVLGKFYGVASESAPLYLIAFAVGNLTGPLTIGHFFDTIGRRKMIAGTYLLSGLLLAVSAVLFNAGALNAITQTIAWCIVFYFASAGASAAYLTVSEIFPLEVRAKAIAVFFAIAQCFGALGPVIYGALIGDGSDSFSLFLGYLLGAGVMMAGGLVAWFLAVDAEGKSLEEIATPLAVEGATRRRGSVRAEGATRPYST; encoded by the coding sequence ATGGCAGCGCCAACCGAGGCACCAGGCGTGATCCGAAGCTTGATTCCGGCCCGAATCGACCGTCTACCGTGGTCGCCGTTCCACACCCGGATGGTCGTCGCGCTGGGCGTGGCCTGGATCCTCGACGGCCTGGAGATCACGGTGGCCAGCGCCGTGGCCGACACGCTGACGCAGGAGGAAACCCTCGGCCTGTCGTCGACGGCGGTCGGCTTCATGGCGACGGTGTACCTCGCGGGCGAGGTGGTCGGCGCGCTGTTCTTCGGGCGTTTGTCCGACAAGCTCGGCAGGCGCAACCTGTTCATGATCACGTTGGGCGTCTACCTGGGCGGCAGCGGTCTGACGGCGTTGACGCTTGGCAACGGCGCGGGCTGGATCGTGTTCCTCTACGTCACCCGGTTCATCGCGGGCATGGGCATCGGCGGCGAATACGCCGCCATCAACTCCGCGATCGACGAGCTGATCCCCGCCCGATACCGCGGCCGTGTCGACATTGCGGTCAACGGAACATATTGGGGCGGCGCGATTCTCGGCACGCTCGGCACGTTCGTCTTCCTCAAGGCCATCGATCTGAGCCTCGGCTGGCGGCTGGCGTTCCTGCTCGGGCCGGTGCTTGGCCTGATCATCCTGTTCGTGCGACGGCATCTGCCGGAAAGCCCGCGCTGGCAGGTGATGAACGGCCGCGTCGACGCCGCCGAGAAGTCGATCTCCTACATCGAGAAAGAGGTCGAGGCCACCGGCGTGACGCTGCCGAAGGTCGACGAAAGCAAAGCCATCGAACTGCGGCCCACCGAGAAGATCGGCTATCTGGCGCTGACCCGGGTGTTGTTCCGCGAGTACCCGTCCCGATCCATCCTGGGTGCGTCGCTGATGATCAGCCAGTCGTTCCTGTACAACGCGATCTTCTTCACCTACACCCTGGTGCTCGGCAAGTTCTACGGGGTGGCGTCGGAGTCGGCACCGTTGTACCTGATCGCGTTCGCGGTCGGAAACCTGACGGGCCCGTTGACCATTGGGCACTTCTTCGACACCATCGGCCGCAGGAAGATGATCGCCGGGACCTATCTGCTGTCCGGCCTGCTGCTGGCCGTCAGCGCGGTGTTGTTCAACGCCGGCGCGCTGAATGCGATCACCCAGACCATCGCGTGGTGCATCGTCTTCTACTTCGCGTCGGCGGGGGCCAGCGCCGCGTATCTGACGGTCAGCGAGATCTTCCCGCTCGAGGTGCGGGCCAAGGCGATCGCGGTGTTCTTCGCGATCGCCCAGTGCTTCGGCGCGCTGGGCCCGGTCATCTACGGTGCACTGATCGGCGACGGCTCCGACTCGTTCTCGCTGTTCCTCGGCTATCTGCTGGGCGCGGGTGTGATGATGGCCGGTGGCTTGGTCGCCTGGTTCCTGGCCGTCGATGCCGAAGGAAAGTCGTTGGAAGAGATCGCAACCCCGCTGGCCGTCGAGGGCGCCACTCGGCGACGCGGTTCGGTCCGCGCGGAGGGCGCCACCCGGCCGTACTCGACCTGA
- a CDS encoding bile acid:sodium symporter family protein, with the protein MEVLGKAVPIATLVFVVSSMVAMGLGLTVAQVTAPLRNIRLVVLSLLANFVLMPAAAVLLARVLRLDEPLGVGLLLLGAAAGAPFLPKLTQIAAGNLAFAVALMVLLMVITVAYMPLVLPLLLPGVTVDPARIAASLVVTMLLPLGIALGVNAKFPAAATRAKPLFDRLSSLGLILVVVLLVVVNFKKVLSVFGTGAILAGLLFIALGYAAGWVLGGPAADTRPVLGLGTAQRNIAAALVVGGQSFSDPSVVVMVVVVAIVSLLILLPISRLLARSHSSIPGPTAG; encoded by the coding sequence ATGGAAGTTCTGGGGAAGGCCGTTCCGATCGCGACGCTCGTGTTCGTCGTGTCGAGCATGGTGGCCATGGGGCTGGGACTCACCGTCGCTCAGGTGACTGCTCCGCTGCGCAATATCCGGCTGGTGGTGCTGTCGCTCCTGGCGAATTTCGTGCTGATGCCGGCCGCCGCGGTGTTACTTGCCCGCGTCCTGCGGCTCGACGAACCGCTTGGCGTTGGACTGCTGTTGCTTGGTGCGGCAGCAGGCGCACCGTTCCTGCCCAAGCTCACGCAGATCGCCGCCGGAAACCTGGCGTTCGCGGTGGCGTTGATGGTGCTCCTGATGGTCATCACGGTGGCCTACATGCCGCTCGTGCTGCCGCTGTTGCTACCAGGGGTGACGGTCGATCCGGCGCGGATCGCCGCGTCGCTGGTGGTGACGATGCTCCTTCCGCTGGGCATCGCGCTCGGTGTCAATGCCAAGTTTCCCGCTGCAGCCACGCGGGCCAAACCGCTGTTCGATCGCCTGTCCAGCCTCGGCCTCATCCTCGTGGTGGTGCTGCTGGTGGTGGTCAACTTCAAGAAGGTGCTGTCCGTGTTCGGCACCGGCGCGATCCTGGCCGGCCTGCTGTTCATCGCGCTCGGATATGCCGCGGGATGGGTTCTCGGCGGGCCTGCGGCGGACACCAGACCCGTACTCGGCTTGGGAACCGCTCAGCGCAATATCGCCGCGGCGCTGGTGGTAGGCGGCCAAAGTTTCAGTGACCCAAGCGTTGTGGTGATGGTGGTCGTTGTCGCGATCGTCAGTCTGCTGATACTGCTGCCGATTTCGCGGTTACTGGCGCGGTCACATAGCTCTATTCCGGGCCCTACTGCGGGCTGA
- a CDS encoding ABC transporter substrate-binding protein, with translation MKRIWILAAAAAMAMTACGDNAGPQASGGDPNSITLSYSQVVADELPFWIADEAGLFKAQGLDVKLTNLSSSDGFPALISGQTQLASIGAPEMVSGAASGGQVSYLATLTPVFIYELFTKLKTPQELKGKRVGITSTSGSLYIATLEALHQLGLQPSDVALTPLGSVTNVNNALVAGTIDAALSHPPTTTQLEAEGFHSMLDLATQNIPTSNVGIAATDAYVQTHGDQIRRFMTAVQQAIKREKTDEPYAVSVLSKHLKVTDPKALHDTWAYYTKVLPDVPTPTIEQLQTSVDQLAPTNPAVKNLDLKTLIDASFVSPQ, from the coding sequence ATGAAACGAATCTGGATCCTCGCTGCTGCCGCCGCCATGGCGATGACCGCGTGCGGCGACAACGCGGGCCCGCAAGCCTCCGGCGGTGACCCGAACTCGATCACGTTGAGCTACAGCCAGGTGGTCGCCGACGAACTGCCGTTCTGGATCGCCGACGAGGCGGGGCTGTTCAAGGCGCAGGGCCTGGATGTGAAGCTGACCAACCTCAGCAGTTCCGACGGCTTCCCGGCGTTGATCTCCGGCCAGACGCAACTCGCGTCGATCGGGGCGCCGGAGATGGTGTCCGGCGCCGCCTCCGGCGGGCAGGTGAGTTACCTGGCCACGCTGACGCCGGTGTTCATCTACGAATTGTTCACGAAACTCAAGACGCCACAGGAGCTGAAGGGCAAGCGGGTCGGCATCACGTCGACGAGCGGTTCGCTGTACATCGCCACGTTGGAGGCGCTGCATCAACTGGGGCTGCAGCCGAGCGACGTGGCGCTCACGCCGTTGGGTTCGGTGACGAACGTCAACAACGCGCTCGTGGCGGGCACGATTGACGCCGCCCTGTCGCATCCGCCCACGACGACTCAGTTGGAGGCGGAGGGATTCCACTCGATGCTGGACTTGGCGACGCAGAACATCCCGACGTCAAACGTGGGCATCGCCGCCACCGACGCCTATGTGCAGACGCACGGTGATCAGATCCGCCGGTTCATGACCGCGGTGCAGCAAGCGATCAAGCGGGAGAAGACCGACGAGCCGTATGCCGTCAGCGTGCTGTCCAAGCATCTGAAGGTGACCGATCCCAAGGCATTACACGACACCTGGGCGTACTACACGAAGGTGCTGCCAGACGTGCCGACGCCCACCATCGAGCAGCTGCAGACCTCGGTGGACCAACTGGCGCCGACCAACCCCGCGGTCAAGAACCTCGATCTCAAGACGCTGATCGACGCGTCGTTCGTCAGCCCGCAGTAG
- a CDS encoding ABC transporter ATP-binding protein produces the protein MPGAQPAHLEADRVRIEYRNPDTRAVPTLAVADVSLSVARNDFVCIVGPSGCGKTTFLNAVAGFTPIESGVLRLDGHDIPGPGPDRAMVFQQPSLLPWRKVLDNVTYGLELGKQLKRREARDRANELLELVGLSGFGDRYPAQLSGGMQQRVNLARALAVQPQLLLLDEPFASIDAQTREVMQVELLRICAAQRVTALFVTHDISEAVLLADRVCVFGPRPGRIIREVEVPFERPRAQSIRRSPEYLALVEEISELLYSPEAIAGGVH, from the coding sequence ATGCCTGGAGCACAGCCCGCGCATCTCGAAGCCGACCGGGTGCGGATCGAATACCGCAATCCCGACACGCGTGCCGTACCCACGCTGGCCGTCGCCGACGTCAGCCTCAGCGTCGCACGCAACGACTTCGTCTGCATCGTCGGCCCGTCGGGCTGCGGAAAAACCACCTTCCTCAACGCCGTCGCCGGCTTCACCCCGATCGAAAGTGGCGTGCTGCGCCTCGACGGTCACGACATCCCCGGCCCCGGCCCCGACCGCGCCATGGTGTTCCAGCAGCCCAGCCTGCTGCCGTGGCGCAAAGTGCTCGACAACGTCACCTACGGCCTGGAACTGGGCAAGCAACTCAAGCGGCGCGAAGCCCGCGACCGCGCCAACGAACTGCTCGAACTGGTCGGCCTCTCCGGTTTCGGCGACCGCTATCCGGCCCAACTGTCCGGCGGCATGCAGCAGCGCGTCAATCTGGCCCGCGCGCTGGCCGTACAACCGCAACTGCTGCTGCTCGACGAACCGTTCGCCTCGATCGACGCCCAGACCCGCGAAGTCATGCAGGTCGAGTTGCTCCGCATCTGCGCCGCACAACGCGTCACCGCGTTGTTCGTCACGCACGACATCAGCGAGGCGGTGCTGCTGGCCGACCGGGTGTGCGTGTTCGGTCCGCGTCCGGGCCGCATCATCCGCGAGGTCGAGGTGCCGTTCGAACGTCCGCGCGCGCAGAGCATCCGACGCTCGCCGGAGTATCTCGCGCTGGTGGAGGAGATATCCGAATTGCTCTACAGCCCCGAAGCGATCGCAGGAGGCGTGCACTGA
- a CDS encoding SDR family NAD(P)-dependent oxidoreductase, translating into MPKILDGRRALVTGAASGIGHAIAAAFVEAGAVVTAADRDPEVMGLAAAMGARRAHVLDVTMESAVDAVVSDIVENDGGLDILVCSHGILTQSPAADMSTERWQETLDVDLTGVFLLNRAALRPMLQQRSGRIINIASQLAIKGGVSLAHYAAAKAGVIALTKSIALETADQGVLANAIAPGPIDTRMVAGIDEEWKRDKRAELPLGRFGTPDEIAPTAVLLASDPGGNLYVGQVLGPNSGDVMP; encoded by the coding sequence ATGCCCAAAATTCTCGACGGCAGAAGAGCACTCGTGACCGGCGCCGCATCCGGGATCGGGCATGCGATCGCCGCCGCGTTCGTCGAGGCCGGCGCGGTGGTCACCGCCGCCGACCGCGATCCCGAAGTCATGGGACTCGCCGCCGCGATGGGTGCGCGGCGGGCCCACGTATTGGACGTCACCATGGAATCGGCGGTCGACGCGGTGGTCTCCGACATCGTCGAAAACGATGGCGGGCTCGACATTCTCGTCTGTTCGCATGGCATCCTGACGCAGTCGCCCGCGGCGGACATGTCGACCGAACGTTGGCAGGAGACGCTCGACGTGGACCTGACGGGGGTCTTTCTGCTCAACCGCGCGGCGCTGCGGCCCATGCTGCAACAGCGAAGTGGTCGGATCATCAACATCGCTTCGCAGTTGGCCATCAAAGGCGGTGTGTCGCTGGCTCACTACGCGGCGGCCAAGGCAGGTGTGATCGCGCTGACGAAGTCGATCGCGCTGGAGACGGCCGACCAAGGAGTGCTCGCGAACGCGATCGCGCCTGGGCCCATCGATACCCGGATGGTCGCCGGAATCGACGAAGAGTGGAAGCGCGACAAGCGTGCCGAACTTCCGCTCGGGCGGTTCGGAACTCCCGACGAGATCGCGCCGACGGCCGTCCTGCTGGCGTCCGATCCCGGTGGCAATCTCTATGTCGGCCAGGTTCTCGGACCCAACTCGGGCGACGTGATGCCCTGA
- a CDS encoding AAA family ATPase encodes MATDGLVLTDEFRHALDLLAGGRHLFLTGKAGTGKSTLIRQFMAQTDRAVVVVAPTGIAALNVDGYTIHRLFGFRTTTTLADVRDGAYRPGRFTKTLASLQTLIIDEASMVRADVFDMLAAALQRFGPAPGEPFGGVQIVLVGDLYQLPPVVGEGEAEYFSTAYETPYFFSARSFRRDDFPTVSLTTVFRQLGDDRMTAILNEIREGVLLGHAQEQLNARADREFVPPDDEFWMTLAPTNRLVTARNRQQLERLPGDELVHHAKASGDLSLFDPPVEETLRFKVGAQIMMLNNDQSDRWVNGTIGRVIGVDYDRYGAVVEVEFADGSCADVSPYTWEATRPVVSGGSLSREVIGSYTQLPFKLAWAITIHKAQGQTLERLVVDLSGGMFSTGQLYVALSRCTSLAGLVLKRPVLPKDLKTDRRIARFLRSSVDDGSARRYCAIGMLTVGDEGRMSRPRPVELAVAFDDGTAVSTLINPQRDLADARTAFGINVSDVLLAPTLREAWAVIAPMLAGCTPVGAGIDETLGLIDFELKRLGHVTAMPLGIELAGVRPSGRTALERAQSELAAHTASESEQGSSAFEEPEPAESVSGLLVSRDHAVPTPAADHLPGLSALLRVSRDVGAVLLGAEPLHQLDSSWAARQSVADQLRAAASRVQVPAVVVERLQQASQLLGSEILPESTFLERDDIGSVLTPGARICFTGTAQDSAGRIVERWEMEELAESAGLKPVKSVTKTRCEVLVIAEAGTQSGKARKAQEYGKPVFTADEFLEWVSAPR; translated from the coding sequence ATGGCAACGGACGGTCTCGTGCTCACCGACGAGTTCCGCCATGCGCTCGACCTGCTTGCCGGCGGACGGCACTTGTTTCTGACCGGTAAGGCGGGCACCGGCAAGTCGACGCTGATCCGGCAGTTCATGGCGCAGACGGACCGAGCGGTGGTGGTGGTCGCGCCGACGGGCATCGCGGCGCTCAACGTCGACGGCTACACCATCCACCGGCTGTTCGGCTTCCGCACGACGACGACGCTGGCCGACGTCCGCGACGGTGCATATCGGCCTGGCCGCTTCACGAAGACGTTGGCGTCGCTGCAGACGTTGATCATCGACGAGGCGTCGATGGTGCGCGCCGACGTCTTCGACATGCTGGCTGCGGCGCTGCAGCGGTTCGGGCCTGCCCCCGGCGAACCGTTCGGCGGCGTGCAGATCGTGTTGGTGGGCGACCTGTACCAGCTGCCGCCGGTGGTCGGCGAGGGCGAGGCTGAGTACTTTTCGACGGCCTACGAGACGCCGTACTTCTTCTCCGCGCGGAGTTTTCGCCGTGACGACTTCCCGACCGTGTCGTTGACGACAGTGTTCCGTCAGCTCGGCGACGACCGAATGACCGCCATTCTCAACGAGATCCGCGAGGGCGTGCTACTCGGCCATGCACAGGAACAGCTCAATGCCCGCGCGGACAGGGAGTTCGTTCCGCCGGACGACGAGTTCTGGATGACGCTGGCGCCGACGAACCGTCTGGTCACCGCGCGCAACCGACAACAGCTGGAACGGTTGCCCGGCGACGAGTTGGTGCACCACGCAAAGGCTTCTGGTGATTTGTCGCTGTTCGACCCGCCGGTCGAGGAGACGCTGCGGTTCAAGGTCGGCGCGCAGATCATGATGCTGAACAACGACCAGAGCGACCGCTGGGTGAACGGCACCATCGGCCGGGTGATCGGCGTCGACTACGACCGCTACGGCGCGGTGGTGGAAGTCGAATTCGCCGACGGCTCCTGTGCGGACGTGTCGCCGTACACGTGGGAGGCCACCCGGCCGGTGGTGTCCGGCGGTTCGCTGAGCCGCGAGGTGATCGGCTCGTACACGCAGTTGCCGTTCAAGCTGGCGTGGGCGATCACCATCCACAAGGCGCAGGGGCAGACGCTGGAGCGGTTGGTGGTCGACCTGTCCGGTGGGATGTTCTCGACGGGCCAGTTGTACGTGGCGCTGAGCCGCTGCACGTCGTTGGCGGGGCTGGTGCTGAAAAGGCCTGTGCTGCCGAAGGATCTGAAGACGGATCGGCGGATCGCACGGTTCCTGCGCAGTTCGGTCGACGACGGCAGCGCGCGGCGGTACTGCGCGATCGGGATGCTGACCGTCGGCGACGAGGGCCGGATGTCGCGGCCGCGGCCGGTGGAGTTGGCGGTCGCATTCGACGACGGCACGGCGGTGTCGACCCTGATCAATCCGCAGCGGGATCTCGCTGATGCCCGAACGGCGTTCGGTATCAACGTCTCTGACGTGTTGCTGGCGCCGACGTTGCGGGAGGCGTGGGCGGTGATCGCGCCGATGCTGGCGGGCTGCACGCCGGTGGGTGCCGGGATCGACGAGACGCTCGGCTTGATCGACTTCGAGCTGAAGCGACTGGGACATGTGACGGCGATGCCGCTCGGCATCGAACTGGCCGGTGTGCGGCCCTCGGGCCGGACAGCGTTGGAGCGGGCGCAGTCCGAGTTGGCTGCGCACACGGCGTCGGAGTCCGAACAGGGCTCGTCGGCGTTCGAGGAACCCGAACCGGCGGAGTCGGTTTCGGGGCTGCTGGTCAGCCGCGACCACGCCGTGCCGACACCGGCGGCCGACCATCTGCCTGGCCTGTCGGCGCTGCTGCGGGTCAGCCGTGATGTCGGTGCGGTGTTGTTGGGAGCCGAGCCGCTCCACCAGTTGGATTCGTCGTGGGCGGCGCGGCAGTCGGTGGCCGATCAGCTGCGGGCGGCCGCGTCACGGGTGCAGGTGCCCGCGGTGGTGGTGGAGCGGCTGCAGCAGGCGTCTCAACTACTGGGCAGCGAAATCTTGCCCGAGTCAACCTTTTTGGAGCGCGACGACATCGGCTCGGTGCTGACGCCGGGAGCCCGCATCTGTTTCACCGGGACCGCGCAGGACAGTGCGGGCCGGATCGTCGAGCGGTGGGAGATGGAGGAACTGGCCGAGTCGGCGGGACTGAAGCCCGTCAAATCGGTGACGAAGACGCGCTGTGAGGTGCTGGTCATCGCGGAGGCGGGCACGCAATCCGGTAAGGCACGCAAGGCGCAGGAGTACGGCAAGCCGGTGTTCACGGCCGACGAGTTCCTGGAGTGGGTGTCGGCGCCTCGTTGA
- a CDS encoding ABC transporter permease — translation MTATRPVTARRKPDSPRPRRRLNAKFVYGTGAVVAVLALWQIVAMLRIKPAIILPGPSDVLLAFQQLFASATIWSDLAASGKELLYGLVLATLVGLPLGLLIGWYRRLSWAASPLINFLYATPRIALTPLLIIWLGIGQTSKIAIVFLMAIFPILINTASGVQNLDPAVLRVARCFGANDLQIFRTIALPGSVPFIISGLRLAVGQALIGVFVAELSGATHGVGMLMNNAGQQFQTSVVFAGLFIFAITGVVLTGLLRAVERRFAAWRPESH, via the coding sequence GTGACCGCGACGCGGCCGGTGACCGCCCGCCGGAAACCGGACAGCCCGCGACCGCGCCGCAGGCTCAACGCCAAGTTCGTCTACGGCACCGGCGCGGTCGTGGCGGTGCTCGCCCTGTGGCAGATCGTGGCGATGCTGCGGATCAAGCCGGCGATCATCCTGCCCGGCCCGTCCGATGTCCTCCTGGCGTTCCAGCAGTTGTTCGCCAGCGCGACCATCTGGAGCGACCTCGCGGCCAGCGGCAAGGAACTGCTCTACGGACTGGTGCTCGCCACCCTTGTCGGGTTGCCGCTCGGTCTGCTGATCGGCTGGTACCGAAGGCTGTCCTGGGCGGCGAGCCCGTTGATCAACTTCCTCTACGCCACCCCGCGCATCGCGCTGACGCCGCTGCTGATCATCTGGCTCGGAATCGGCCAGACGTCGAAGATCGCGATCGTCTTTCTGATGGCGATCTTCCCGATCCTCATCAATACCGCCAGCGGCGTGCAGAACCTCGATCCGGCGGTGCTGCGCGTGGCGCGCTGTTTCGGTGCGAACGATCTGCAGATCTTCCGCACCATCGCACTGCCGGGATCGGTGCCCTTCATCATCAGCGGACTGCGACTCGCGGTGGGCCAGGCGCTGATTGGTGTCTTCGTCGCGGAATTGAGCGGCGCCACCCACGGCGTCGGCATGTTGATGAACAACGCCGGTCAGCAGTTCCAGACCTCGGTGGTGTTCGCCGGACTGTTCATCTTCGCGATCACCGGTGTGGTGCTGACCGGACTGCTGCGCGCGGTCGAACGGCGCTTCGCCGCGTGGCGACCCGAATCACATTGA